GGCCGCGGCCTAGGACAGAGCCGGGCCAAGTGGAGCTACCTGCCCAACTCGCACAACGACTTCATCTTCGCGATCATCGGCGAGGAACTCGGCTATCTGGGCTGCGCGCTGGTGCTCGGCCTGTTCGCGCTGTTCGTATACACCGGTCTGCGCATCGCCGCCCGCTCGGTGGATCCGTTCCTGCGGCTGCTCACCGCGACCGCGACGACCTGGATCACCGCGCAGGCGCTGATCAACATCGGCTACGTGGTCGGCCTGCTCCCGGTGACCGGCCTGCAGCTGCCGCTGGTCTCCGCGGGCGGGTCGTCACTGGCCATCACGCTGTTCATGTTCGGCATCATCGCGAACGCCGCCAGGCACGAGCCGGAGGCGGTGGCCGCGCTGCACGCCGGGCAGGACGGTCGGTTCAGCAGGCTGCTGCGGCTGCCCAAACCCGAGGTTTACGCAGCGGGTAGGGGGAGCGTGGCCCGCGCAGGGACCGCCCGGCGCGGCAGGTCGCCTGCCGCTCGCAGGTCGTCGGCGCTGCCGCCCGGCGGTCGCGCGCCTTATGGCGCGGAACCGGCGCGGCGCCGGTCGCCCGAGAGTCGCGGCACCAGCTCGGCGCGTGCCACCAGAGCATGGGAACCCAGTTATCCGGTCAATCACGCAAGAGAACGGGGAAGATCTAGGTGATCTCGGTAATCGTCGCGGGCGGCGGCACGGCGGGCCACATCGAGCCGGCACTGGCGGTGGCGGACGCATTGCGGCGGCTCGACGATTCGATCCGGGTGACGGCGCTCGGCACCGAACGCGGGCTGGAGACCCGGCTGGTTCCGGACCGTGGCTATTCCCTCGAGCTGATCCCTCCGGTTCCGTTGCCGCGCAAGCCCACCGCGGACCTGCTGCGGTTGCCCGGGCGGGTGCGGGCGTCGGTGACCAGGACCCGAGCGGTGATCGACGCGGTCGACGCCGACGTGATCATCGGCTTCGGCGGATATGTGGCCCTGCCCGCGTATCTCGCCGCGGGCACGGGCGTGCTGCGCCGTCGGCGTGCGGTACCGGTGGTGGTGCACGAGGCAAATGCCAAAGCGGGCATCGCGAACAAGATCGGTGCGCGTCGCGCTGTGCGCGTGCTTGCCGCCGTTCCGGATTCGGGCCTGGGGAACGCCCAGGCCATCGGCATTCCGGTGCGCGAATCGATCACGAGCCTGGACCGTGCCGCGCTGCGGGCCGAGGCGCGCGCCCACTTCGGTCTGCCCGCCGAAGGGCCGGTGCTGCTGGTATTCGGGGGTTCTCAGGGTGCGCGAACCCTGAACGAGGCCGTGTCCGCCGCCGCACCGCAGCTCGCCGCGGCAGGCATCTCGGTGCTGCACGCGCATGGGCCCAAGAACACGCTCGCGCTCGCCGATTCCGGCGTGGGCGGCTCCCGCTATGTGGCGGTGCCGTACCTCTCCCGGATGGACCTCGCCTACGCCGCCGCCGACGCGGTGGTCTGCCGGTCGGGTGCGATGACGGTCGCGGAGGTCTCCGCGGTCGGGCTGCCCGCGCTCTATGTGCCGCTTCCGCACGGCAACGGGGAGCAGGAACTCAACGCGAGACCGGTGGTGCGCCAGGGGGGTGGCAGAATTGTCCCCGATTCGGAACTGACGCCCAAGTATGTGACCGATGAGGTGATTCCACTGCTCATGGATCCCGCAGGGCTGATCGAGATGGGCCGGGCCGCCGCAGGCGCCGGGCACCGGGACGCCGCCGACGAGGTGGCGCGGATCGTGATGGAGGTGGCGCGCCAGTGAGCGAGCGTCAGCGAGGTGAAGTCGTGAGCGAGCGATGCGAGCGGACAATGAGCACAGCCGAGTTCTCGGTCATGGCGGAGCCGAGCGCTAGCGAGGTGGAGGCATGAGCGATACCACGGCGAACAGGGTGGGATCAAAGGCCACCACCGAGCGTTCCGCTTTGCCACTGGAGCTGGCGCGGGTGCACATGGTGGGCATCGGCGGGGCCGGGATGTCCGGGATCGCCCGCATTCTGCTCGCCCGCGGCGGTGCGGTCTCGGGTTCCGATGCCAAGGAGAGCCGTGGCGTGCTCGCGCTGCGCGCCCGGGGCGCGCAGGTGCGGATCGGCCACGACGCGACCGCGCTCGACCTGCTGCCGGGCGGCCCGACCGCGGTGGTCACCACCTACGCGGCCATCCCGAAGACCAATCCGGAACTGGTGGAGGCGCATCGGCGCGACATCCCGGTGTTGCTGCGCCCGGCCGTGCTCGCCGCGCTGATGCGAGGGCATCGCACGCTGCTCGTCTCCGGCACGCACGGCAAGACCTCGACCACGTCGATGCTGATTGTGTCGTTGCAACACTGCGGGTTCGACCCGTCCTTCGCGGTCGGCGGCGAGTTGAACGAGGCGGGCACCAACGCCCACCACGGCACCGGGGATATCTTCGTGGCCGAGGCCGACGAGAGCGACGGCTCGCTGCTGCAGTACGACCCGGACGTCGCGGTGGTCACCAACATCGAGTCCGATCACCTGGATTTCTTCGGTTCCGACCAGGCCTACGTCCAGGTCTTCGACGACTTCGCCGACCGCCTTGCCGCGGGCGGACTGCTTGTGGTGTGCCTGGACGATCCGGGCTCGCGGGCGTTGGCCGAACGGGTAGGCGCGCGGCTGGCCGCGAAGAACGTCCAGGTGCTCGGCTACGGATCGGGCGATCTCGCCGACGCGCCGGTCGCGGTGGGCGCTCGGCTGCACAGCTGGGAGCCGCGTGATGTCGGGGGCATCGCCCAGTTCCAGCTCGCCGACGAGGCCGCGCCGCGCACCCTGCGGCTGTCGGTGCCGGGCAGGCACATGGCGCTCAACGCGCTCGCCGCCCTGCTCGCGGCCCGTGCCGCCGGCGCGGACATGGGCGAGATCATCCAGGGCCTGGAGGGTTTCGGTGGAGTGCACCGCCGGTTCCAGTTCGCCGGACGGGAGAACGGCGTGCGGGTCTTCGACGACTACGCCCATCACCCGACCGAGGTGCGCGCGGTGCTCGGCGCCGCCGCCGAACTGGTCCAGCAGGAAGCCCGCGACGGCGCCCGGTCCCGGCAGGGGCGGGTGATCGTGGTCTTCCAGCCGCATCTCTACAGCCGCACCGCGACTTTCGCACAGGACTTCGGCGCCGCGTTGAGCTTGGCCGACGAGGTCGTCGTGCTCGACGTCTATGGCGCACGGGAGAAGCCGCTGCCCGGTGTCAACGGCGCACTGGTGGCCCAGGCGGTCACGAAACCGGTGCACTACCAGCCGGATATGTCCCGGGTCGGTCGTCAGGTCGCGGGGCTTGCCCTGCCGGGCGATGTGGTGATCACCATGGGTGCGGGCGATGTGACCATGCTCGGCAGTCAGATCCTCGACGGGCTACGGGCGCGGCCCCAGCACGGACGGTGACCCGGAGTGCGCGGGGTCGGGCGATCCGCGGCTGATCGGTTCGACGCGGGCGAATGGCGCCGGATTCGATGGTGGGCGTTGCTGAGTGTGTGCGTTCTTGCGGTGGTCGGGGTTGTCGCCTGGTTTACGCCGGTGCTCTCGGTGCGCACCGTGCGGATCGAGGGTGTGTCCGCGGTGCCCGAACAACAGGTGCGCGATCTGGTCGAGATTCCGTCCGGTCGCTCTATGCTGCGGATCGACACCACTGCGATCGCCCGACGGGTTGCGGGCATTCCGAAAGTGCACACGGCGCGGGTGCAGCGGGTCTTTCCGTCCACGGTCCGGGTGACAGTAGTGGAGCGCGTTCCGGTGTTGTTCTACGTCAGCCCGCAGGGCGCGCATCTGCTGGACGCGCAGAGTGTGGAATTCGCGATCGAGGCCGCCGCGCCGATCGGCGTGCCGAAGGTGGTCACCGATCATCCGGGCAGCGACGACCCGGTGACTCGCGCCGCGGTTTCGGTGCTCGCCGTTGCGCCCGTTGCACTGGGTATCCAGGTGGGTGAGGTTGTCGCACGGTCCATTTCGGATATTTCCCTGAATCTGAAGGACGGTCGCACGGTACTCTGGGGTGGGGCAAATGATGCCGAACGCAAGTCGGCGGTCGTGTTACCGCTGTTGACGCGCCCCGGAACGGTGTTCGATGTTTCGAGTCCGAATCTGGTCACGGTAAGGTGATCCACACCCATTGTGCCCAGGGAATTTTCGGTGGTCCGGGACGAGTTCCGACGCCGAGAAGGGGCCCTGGGGGCAACCGTTCACCATACGATGTGTGGAGCGGCGAGACGAGCGGGATCACACAAGATTCTGACTTTCGTTTCGGCGCGCCTGCGCGCGTATCGCGCCGGCTGCGAATAGCGTTCCGCACCAGTCGGATACTTGACATTACGCTAACCCTATGGTTCAGGTTTAGGGTTTGCCG
The DNA window shown above is from Nocardia sp. NBC_01730 and carries:
- the murG gene encoding undecaprenyldiphospho-muramoylpentapeptide beta-N-acetylglucosaminyltransferase gives rise to the protein MISVIVAGGGTAGHIEPALAVADALRRLDDSIRVTALGTERGLETRLVPDRGYSLELIPPVPLPRKPTADLLRLPGRVRASVTRTRAVIDAVDADVIIGFGGYVALPAYLAAGTGVLRRRRAVPVVVHEANAKAGIANKIGARRAVRVLAAVPDSGLGNAQAIGIPVRESITSLDRAALRAEARAHFGLPAEGPVLLVFGGSQGARTLNEAVSAAAPQLAAAGISVLHAHGPKNTLALADSGVGGSRYVAVPYLSRMDLAYAAADAVVCRSGAMTVAEVSAVGLPALYVPLPHGNGEQELNARPVVRQGGGRIVPDSELTPKYVTDEVIPLLMDPAGLIEMGRAAAGAGHRDAADEVARIVMEVARQ
- the murC gene encoding UDP-N-acetylmuramate--L-alanine ligase, producing the protein MSDTTANRVGSKATTERSALPLELARVHMVGIGGAGMSGIARILLARGGAVSGSDAKESRGVLALRARGAQVRIGHDATALDLLPGGPTAVVTTYAAIPKTNPELVEAHRRDIPVLLRPAVLAALMRGHRTLLVSGTHGKTSTTSMLIVSLQHCGFDPSFAVGGELNEAGTNAHHGTGDIFVAEADESDGSLLQYDPDVAVVTNIESDHLDFFGSDQAYVQVFDDFADRLAAGGLLVVCLDDPGSRALAERVGARLAAKNVQVLGYGSGDLADAPVAVGARLHSWEPRDVGGIAQFQLADEAAPRTLRLSVPGRHMALNALAALLAARAAGADMGEIIQGLEGFGGVHRRFQFAGRENGVRVFDDYAHHPTEVRAVLGAAAELVQQEARDGARSRQGRVIVVFQPHLYSRTATFAQDFGAALSLADEVVVLDVYGAREKPLPGVNGALVAQAVTKPVHYQPDMSRVGRQVAGLALPGDVVITMGAGDVTMLGSQILDGLRARPQHGR
- a CDS encoding cell division protein FtsQ/DivIB yields the protein MRGVGRSAADRFDAGEWRRIRWWALLSVCVLAVVGVVAWFTPVLSVRTVRIEGVSAVPEQQVRDLVEIPSGRSMLRIDTTAIARRVAGIPKVHTARVQRVFPSTVRVTVVERVPVLFYVSPQGAHLLDAQSVEFAIEAAAPIGVPKVVTDHPGSDDPVTRAAVSVLAVAPVALGIQVGEVVARSISDISLNLKDGRTVLWGGANDAERKSAVVLPLLTRPGTVFDVSSPNLVTVR